TCATCACCAACGCCGACAGCAGCTGCACCGCCAGCAGCAAGGTTAAGAAAATATTCATGAACTCACACTCCAAAAGCCAAAATCAGTTCGTTTGCAGCACAGCCAAGCCGGCCGCAGCAATGGACAAAAACGAGGCGGCCTTGAGCGAGGCGCCGCCAATCAGCCCGCCATCGACGTCGGGCTGGCGCAGCAGCTCGGCGGCGTTGGCCGCGTTCATGCTGCCGCCGTAGAGGATGCGGTTGCGCTCGGCCTGCCCGGTGGCGGCGCGCAGTTGCGCGCGCAGCACCGCGTGCACCGCCTGCGCTTGCGCGGCGCTGGCGCTCAAGCCGGTGCCGATGGCCCACACCGGCTCGTAGGCGACCACGATCTCGCTGCAGCAGTGGCCCACGGCGTGGATCACGGCCGACAGCTGGCGCTTGACGACGAACTCGGTGCGCCCGGCTTCGCGGTCGGGCAGGGTTTCGCCCACGCAGACGATGGGGGTCAGGCCCGCCGCCAGCGCGCGCTGCGCCTTGAGGGCCACCAAGTCGTCGCTCTCGTGGTGGTATTGGCGCCGCTCCGAGTGGCCGACGATGACGTAGCGGCAGCCGCAGTCGCGCAGCATGGCGGCGCTGACCTCGCCGGTGTAGGCCCCGCCCTCGTGCGCCGACACATCCTGCGCGCCCCAGGCTATGCCGCTGCCTTGCAAGGCCGCCTGCAGCTGCAACAGATAGGGGGCTGGCGCGCACAGCGCCAGATCGGCTTGCGCCGCATCAAAGCCCGCCTTGAGCGCAGCCAACAACTCGGCGTTGGCCGCTAGGCTGCCGTTCATCTTCCAGTTGCCGACGATCAGTTTTTTGCGCATGGTGGGCCCTTGAGATACGTTGCAGCGGCCAAGGTTCAGTCGTCTTGCGGCTGCTGCGCCGGTTGCACCTCGTCGCGATCGAGCAGCGCCTTCATCGACAGCT
This sequence is a window from Serpentinimonas maccroryi. Protein-coding genes within it:
- the tpiA gene encoding triose-phosphate isomerase is translated as MRKKLIVGNWKMNGSLAANAELLAALKAGFDAAQADLALCAPAPYLLQLQAALQGSGIAWGAQDVSAHEGGAYTGEVSAAMLRDCGCRYVIVGHSERRQYHHESDDLVALKAQRALAAGLTPIVCVGETLPDREAGRTEFVVKRQLSAVIHAVGHCCSEIVVAYEPVWAIGTGLSASAAQAQAVHAVLRAQLRAATGQAERNRILYGGSMNAANAAELLRQPDVDGGLIGGASLKAASFLSIAAAGLAVLQTN